A genome region from Triticum aestivum cultivar Chinese Spring chromosome 2B, IWGSC CS RefSeq v2.1, whole genome shotgun sequence includes the following:
- the LOC123046662 gene encoding uncharacterized protein: MLTSHHSASSPMGLRRRVHAVHHRHPRPFNVAAMDEPHSSAMVRASTQTLEPAGGAARSRTIPPTAAAPPSRRPAPPRPHALLPPAPVQEKWWIKAQVMSLRAAATTVSSIALKHREGLTCYRWITAGNLTYCVSSSATLAKV, from the exons ATGCTTACCAGCCACCACTCTGCCTCCTCCCCGATGGGACTACGCCGCCGCGTACACGCAGTTCATCACCGCCACCCCAGGCCGTTCAATGTCGCCGCCATGGACGAGCCCCACTCCAGCGCCATGGTTCGTGCTTCAACGCAAACACTGGAGCCTGCAGGAGGAGCCGCGAGGTCGAGAACCATCCCGCCGACCGCAGCCGCCCCGCCTTCCCGCCGACCGGCGCCGCCTCGCCCCCACGCACTACTTCCTCCGGCCCCCGTCCAG GAAAAATGGTGGATAAAAGCGCAGGTTATGTCGCTACGGGCGGCTGCCACAACTGTAAG TTCTATTGCGCTCAAGCATAGGGAGGGATTGACGTGTTATCGATGGATCACTGCCGGTAACTTAACTTATTGTGTCAGTTCTAGTGCCACGCTAGCTAAGGTATAA